Proteins from a single region of Geothrix sp. PMB-07:
- the napA gene encoding nitrate reductase catalytic subunit NapA has protein sequence MSLTLNRRTFLKAGFTTAAIGAGGLPLEALPAEAKGWNWERSVCRFCGTGCGIRVASKEGRVVAVKGDIANPVNRGLLCAKGYACAQILYGEDRLKRPLLRKKNGQFDKQGDFEEVSWQEAFDVMKAQWSKAHKALGPTGLAVMGSGQYTIMEGYAAVKLVKAGWRSNNLDPNARHCMASAVTAFMQTFGADEPAGCFDDIELTDTVVTWGANMAEMHPMLWARIIDERLRRPAYRIINLTTYANATSEGADLEIVFKPNTDLAIWNYLAREVVKRGAVDKDFVAKHCVFAAGPADIGFGLREDSLKAYAAEKDTQARQKTVVLTREEAIARGLDPEARHERAQTASGSAQKHWLISFEDFQKGLEPYTLDFVAALAKGDPDEPLEAFKAKLVQLADEYANPGRKQVSYWTMGFNQHTRGTWVNEQAYMLHLLTGKQARPGAGAFSLTGQPSACGTAREVGTFAHRLPADMSVDDAGHRKIAEGIWNLPPNTLNPKVGSHITQMMRDLEDGKVRWLWIQVTNPFQSTANANHWIEAARKLDTFIVVSDVYPTLSSKVADLILPSAMIYEKWGGYGNAERRTQLWRQVVLPPGEARSDLWQMMEFSKRFTLAEVWGEQTLPGLEAEGYEKGKLPNVLPAAEALGHKPDTTLYEVLFATPAAKKVAWPDPVAFGKPNSTVVHAGITWFPEKALFEEYRRFGLGHGHDLAPFDLYFKRDVAGLRWPVVDGKETLWRFNDQYDPYAKKGAGIDFYGKVMKKLPMGDLDGAKPGDPVALAGKAKIFFRPWQEPPESPNGTYDLWLCTGRVLEHWHSGSMTRRVPQLHAAVPEALLYMHAKDAEQRGLKVGDLAWIESRRGKIQARVTVGGRNRVPRGLVYVPWFDEGVFINKVTLDATCPISKETDFKKCAVRIAKVV, from the coding sequence ATGTCCCTGACCCTCAACAGGCGGACTTTTCTCAAGGCCGGCTTCACCACTGCGGCCATCGGCGCGGGCGGGCTTCCCCTGGAAGCGCTCCCCGCCGAGGCCAAGGGCTGGAACTGGGAGCGGAGCGTCTGCCGTTTCTGCGGTACCGGCTGCGGCATCCGCGTGGCCTCGAAAGAAGGCCGCGTGGTGGCCGTGAAGGGCGATATCGCCAATCCCGTGAACCGGGGACTGCTCTGCGCCAAGGGCTACGCCTGCGCCCAGATCCTCTACGGCGAGGACCGCCTGAAGCGCCCCCTCCTGCGCAAGAAGAACGGCCAGTTCGACAAGCAGGGTGACTTCGAGGAGGTGTCCTGGCAGGAGGCCTTTGACGTCATGAAGGCGCAGTGGTCCAAGGCCCACAAGGCGCTCGGTCCCACCGGCCTGGCCGTCATGGGCTCGGGCCAGTACACCATCATGGAAGGCTACGCCGCCGTGAAGCTGGTGAAGGCCGGGTGGCGCTCCAACAACCTCGATCCCAATGCCCGCCACTGCATGGCCTCGGCGGTGACGGCCTTCATGCAGACCTTCGGCGCCGATGAACCCGCAGGCTGCTTCGACGACATCGAGCTGACCGACACCGTGGTGACCTGGGGCGCCAACATGGCCGAGATGCATCCCATGCTTTGGGCCCGCATCATCGACGAGCGGCTGCGGCGGCCTGCCTACCGCATCATCAACCTCACCACCTACGCCAACGCCACCTCCGAGGGCGCGGATCTCGAGATCGTCTTCAAGCCCAACACCGATCTGGCCATCTGGAACTACCTGGCCCGGGAGGTGGTGAAGCGCGGCGCCGTGGACAAGGATTTCGTGGCGAAGCATTGCGTCTTCGCGGCAGGGCCCGCGGACATCGGCTTCGGCCTGCGGGAGGATTCCCTCAAGGCCTACGCGGCCGAGAAGGACACCCAGGCCCGGCAGAAGACGGTGGTGCTCACCCGGGAGGAGGCCATCGCCCGCGGGTTGGACCCCGAAGCTCGGCACGAGCGCGCCCAGACCGCCTCGGGCAGCGCCCAGAAGCACTGGCTCATCTCCTTCGAGGATTTCCAGAAGGGCCTGGAGCCCTACACCCTCGACTTCGTCGCGGCCCTGGCCAAGGGCGATCCCGACGAGCCCCTGGAGGCCTTCAAGGCCAAGCTGGTGCAGCTGGCGGACGAGTATGCGAACCCAGGCCGCAAGCAGGTCTCCTACTGGACCATGGGCTTCAACCAGCACACGCGGGGCACCTGGGTGAACGAGCAGGCCTACATGCTGCACCTGCTCACGGGCAAGCAGGCCCGCCCCGGCGCCGGCGCCTTCTCCCTCACGGGCCAGCCCTCCGCCTGCGGCACGGCCCGCGAGGTGGGCACCTTCGCGCACCGCCTGCCCGCGGACATGAGCGTGGATGATGCGGGCCATCGCAAGATCGCCGAGGGCATCTGGAACCTGCCCCCCAACACCCTGAATCCCAAGGTGGGCAGCCACATCACGCAGATGATGCGCGATCTGGAAGACGGCAAAGTCCGCTGGCTGTGGATCCAGGTCACCAACCCCTTCCAATCCACGGCCAACGCCAACCATTGGATCGAGGCGGCGCGCAAGCTCGACACTTTCATCGTCGTCTCGGATGTCTATCCGACCCTGTCCTCGAAGGTGGCCGACCTCATCCTGCCCTCGGCCATGATCTACGAGAAGTGGGGCGGCTACGGCAACGCCGAGCGGCGCACCCAGCTCTGGCGCCAGGTGGTGCTGCCGCCCGGCGAGGCCCGCTCAGACCTGTGGCAGATGATGGAGTTCTCCAAGCGCTTCACCCTGGCCGAAGTGTGGGGTGAGCAGACGCTGCCAGGGCTGGAGGCCGAGGGCTACGAGAAAGGCAAGCTGCCCAACGTGCTGCCCGCGGCGGAAGCCCTGGGCCACAAGCCCGACACCACCCTCTACGAAGTGCTCTTCGCCACGCCAGCCGCCAAGAAGGTGGCCTGGCCCGATCCCGTGGCCTTCGGCAAACCCAATTCCACCGTGGTTCATGCGGGCATCACCTGGTTCCCCGAGAAGGCGCTGTTCGAGGAATACCGCCGCTTCGGCCTAGGGCACGGGCACGACCTCGCGCCCTTCGACCTCTATTTCAAGCGCGATGTCGCCGGCTTGCGCTGGCCGGTGGTGGATGGCAAGGAAACCCTCTGGCGCTTCAACGATCAGTACGACCCCTACGCGAAGAAGGGCGCGGGCATCGACTTCTACGGCAAGGTCATGAAGAAGCTGCCCATGGGCGATCTGGACGGCGCGAAGCCGGGAGATCCCGTGGCCCTTGCGGGAAAAGCGAAGATCTTCTTCCGGCCCTGGCAGGAGCCGCCGGAATCGCCCAACGGCACCTACGACCTGTGGCTCTGCACGGGCCGGGTGCTGGAACACTGGCACTCCGGCTCCATGACGCGCCGGGTGCCCCAGCTCCACGCGGCGGTGCCCGAGGCGCTGCTCTACATGCACGCCAAGGATGCGGAGCAGCGAGGCCTCAAAGTGGGCGACCTCGCCTGGATCGAATCGCGGCGCGGGAAGATTCAGGCCCGGGTCACCGTGGGCGGCCGCAACCGCGTGCCCCGGGGCCTCGTCTACGTGCCCTGGTTCGACGAAGGCGTGTTCATCAACAAGGTGACCCTCGATGCCACCTGTCCCATCTCCAAGGAGACGGATTTCAAGAAGTGCGCCGTCCGCATTGCCAAGGTTGTCTAG
- a CDS encoding MMPL family transporter, with translation MLKGLLRHLLRLHLRHPRPVAGCLLALTLGLGWGAFRVERRLDIRGLFPQDSPVVQNSLRAGVGSEELVWLAAEGSPQDLETRKKWLEQLADRLCTEQVPLNGLTPEGRLAEAVSVPGPEGAALWPPLLAAGALAAGDEDLLKALGQRAYRLAPLVLGHRLDPLLEPEAASKALTRSVEDLRGLDPVQARLAILDPLRLREGLDRRPYQKAASSMAGFPFRLGGSSTLVSRDGRWALLPLVLRFPTDHAKGTTRVVAWLAQGAQGPLPEQASLAAMKAALAPDGTRPFALQVTGAHPIAAYESSHLTREIGRSLVLSFLLIGLVYALGFRTLSGYGFILVPLLAGILWGLGILGLLLGRLNLLVAVFGVVLLGVGDDIGILLFSRYLETREAGRTKASALKAMLVGTGPGVLAGGLTLSAAFLAFAAAPLPALREVGLTIGLGFLTCLAASFLVMPSLLLAFDRGDRRPRRCGAPRAPRPQGPHWRPWVAAGLVALAMAGAAHLRWEQDLRAFRRNENPAMALQERLGQAVGTGLQALALHIDLVPPGALPGTWNRAAKALQREGLPFPDWQPSHPTERPAQLERLLPQAVALGLDEAFLRSRIEALTLGTADPAGALATFAARGSHALQIPLRLDEAAQERVQNQLVGSQAMLVGTRPLAQALKALAKQGLTRAIVAAILAMAFMLAAFGRDLRFGLLALVPILASVVGALGAMGLAGVPLGFLSLCALPIAMAVSVDLTMNLLHRARLEPLSVTGLGRVNAVCAGTTLAGFGGFLFSGHGGLRGLGLAAAGGTALALLTIQWLLPPLLERWPLARQGQGRKRLATREGASVRAT, from the coding sequence ATGCTGAAGGGGCTGCTTCGGCATCTGCTGCGGCTGCACCTCCGGCATCCCCGCCCAGTGGCAGGCTGCCTCCTGGCTCTGACGTTGGGGCTGGGCTGGGGGGCCTTCCGGGTGGAGCGGCGCCTGGATATCCGCGGCCTGTTTCCCCAGGATTCGCCGGTGGTGCAGAACAGCCTCCGTGCGGGCGTGGGAAGCGAGGAGTTGGTGTGGCTGGCCGCCGAAGGATCACCCCAGGATCTGGAGACGCGGAAGAAATGGCTGGAGCAGTTGGCGGACCGGCTCTGCACCGAGCAGGTGCCACTGAACGGGCTCACACCAGAGGGCCGCCTGGCCGAAGCGGTGAGCGTCCCCGGACCCGAAGGCGCGGCACTTTGGCCTCCGCTGCTGGCTGCCGGTGCCTTGGCCGCAGGCGATGAGGACCTCCTGAAGGCCCTCGGGCAACGGGCCTACCGCTTGGCGCCTCTGGTGCTGGGGCACCGGCTGGACCCCCTGCTGGAACCCGAAGCCGCCTCCAAAGCCCTGACGCGTTCAGTGGAGGACTTGCGGGGGCTGGATCCGGTCCAGGCCCGCCTCGCCATCCTGGATCCCCTGCGCTTGAGAGAGGGCCTCGACCGACGGCCCTACCAGAAGGCGGCGTCCTCCATGGCCGGGTTCCCCTTCCGCCTGGGCGGCAGCAGCACCCTTGTCTCACGGGACGGGCGTTGGGCCCTGCTGCCCCTGGTGCTGCGATTCCCCACCGATCATGCGAAGGGAACCACCCGCGTGGTGGCCTGGCTGGCCCAGGGCGCCCAGGGCCCGCTGCCCGAGCAGGCTTCCCTCGCCGCCATGAAAGCGGCGCTGGCGCCCGATGGAACGCGGCCCTTCGCCCTGCAGGTGACCGGCGCCCACCCCATCGCCGCCTATGAAAGCAGCCACCTGACGCGGGAAATCGGTCGAAGCCTCGTTCTCTCTTTCCTGCTCATCGGGCTGGTCTATGCCCTTGGGTTCCGCACCCTCTCGGGTTATGGGTTCATCCTCGTGCCCTTGCTGGCGGGCATTCTTTGGGGTCTGGGCATCCTCGGTTTGCTCCTGGGCCGCCTGAACCTCCTCGTCGCGGTGTTTGGCGTGGTGCTCCTGGGAGTGGGCGACGACATCGGCATCCTGCTCTTCAGCCGCTACCTGGAGACGCGCGAAGCCGGACGAACCAAGGCCTCGGCGCTGAAGGCCATGCTGGTGGGCACGGGCCCCGGTGTGCTGGCAGGAGGACTGACCCTCTCCGCGGCCTTCCTCGCCTTTGCCGCCGCCCCCCTGCCCGCCCTACGTGAAGTGGGGCTCACCATCGGGTTGGGCTTCCTGACGTGCCTGGCCGCCAGCTTTCTCGTGATGCCCTCCCTCTTGCTGGCTTTCGACCGCGGGGACCGGCGGCCCAGGCGGTGCGGCGCCCCACGCGCACCGCGGCCCCAGGGCCCGCACTGGCGCCCCTGGGTGGCCGCGGGCCTGGTCGCGCTGGCCATGGCCGGGGCGGCACACCTGCGTTGGGAGCAGGATCTGCGGGCGTTCAGGCGGAATGAGAACCCTGCCATGGCGCTGCAGGAGCGCCTCGGCCAGGCCGTAGGGACGGGACTTCAGGCCCTCGCCCTGCACATCGATCTGGTGCCCCCCGGTGCTCTGCCGGGTACCTGGAACCGCGCGGCGAAAGCCCTTCAGCGCGAAGGCCTCCCCTTTCCAGACTGGCAGCCCTCCCATCCGACAGAGCGGCCCGCACAACTGGAGCGTCTTCTGCCCCAGGCCGTGGCCCTCGGTCTGGATGAAGCCTTTCTCCGGTCGCGCATTGAGGCCCTGACCCTGGGCACGGCGGATCCGGCCGGTGCCCTGGCCACCTTCGCCGCCCGGGGCTCCCATGCCCTGCAGATCCCCCTGCGGCTTGATGAGGCGGCCCAGGAGCGCGTGCAAAACCAGCTTGTGGGAAGCCAGGCCATGCTGGTGGGCACACGCCCTCTGGCCCAGGCCCTGAAGGCGCTGGCCAAGCAGGGCCTCACCCGCGCCATCGTTGCGGCCATCCTGGCCATGGCCTTCATGCTGGCGGCCTTCGGGCGCGATCTTCGCTTTGGCCTCCTGGCCCTGGTGCCCATCCTGGCCAGTGTGGTGGGCGCCCTCGGCGCGATGGGTCTCGCCGGGGTGCCCCTTGGCTTCCTGTCTTTGTGTGCGCTGCCCATCGCCATGGCCGTGAGTGTGGATCTGACCATGAACCTGCTGCACCGGGCCCGCCTGGAGCCCCTGTCTGTCACCGGCCTGGGCCGAGTCAACGCCGTATGCGCGGGCACAACCCTGGCGGGTTTCGGCGGATTTCTCTTCAGCGGCCACGGGGGTCTGCGAGGCCTGGGCCTCGCCGCGGCAGGCGGCACCGCCCTGGCCCTGCTGACAATCCAGTGGCTGCTCCCCCCGTTGCTGGAAAGGTGGCCCCTCGCGCGTCAGGGTCAGGGACGGAAACGGTTGGCCACGAGAGAGGGCGCGTCGGTCCGGGCCACGTGA
- a CDS encoding nitrate reductase cytochrome c-type subunit, which produces MRRALLLLSCATALLLADSPAKPLRDRDLGLAKGSVFEVLAPPRYQDEASEPGVKKAPKRINAETPPVIPHGIADSLPITRSSNLCVDCHAVSGPKKKGEPTPIPASHYLDLRRDPEHKAKQVAGSRMVCTLCHVARTDAPSLVANRFRP; this is translated from the coding sequence ATGCGCCGCGCCCTCCTGCTGCTCTCTTGCGCCACGGCCCTGCTGCTGGCGGATTCCCCGGCCAAACCCCTTCGCGATCGGGACCTGGGCCTTGCCAAGGGCTCGGTGTTCGAGGTGCTCGCGCCCCCGAGGTACCAGGACGAGGCCTCCGAGCCCGGCGTGAAGAAGGCCCCGAAGCGCATCAACGCGGAGACGCCCCCGGTCATTCCCCATGGCATCGCCGACAGCCTCCCCATCACCCGGAGTTCCAATCTCTGCGTGGATTGCCACGCGGTTTCCGGCCCCAAGAAAAAGGGCGAGCCCACGCCGATTCCCGCCAGCCACTACCTGGACCTGCGCCGCGATCCCGAACACAAGGCCAAGCAGGTGGCGGGTTCCCGAATGGTCTGCACCCTCTGTCACGTGGCCCGGACCGACGCGCCCTCTCTCGTGGCCAACCGTTTCCGTCCCTGA